Part of the Candidatus Cybelea sp. genome is shown below.
GCAGATCGCGGCGATACCAGCGCCGGCGACGGTCGCGATTAACAAGCCTTTCATTGTCCGTACATTCCTTTCAAGCCCCAAAGGAGCTATGAGCTGCGCGACGGGTGTCAAATGTAAGGGCAATACGCTCGAAACCGCGAGCTGGATCACTCGGCGCCGAAGAGCGCCCTTAGTTGTGGACGAGCGTGAGGAAATCGATTCCGGCAATCTTGCCGGAGCCGTCGAAGGCGATCATCTCGATAATTCGTACCGATTTAAACTGCAACTGAAAATCGTATCCGAGCATGCCGCTGATCGGATACGAGCGCAGGAAAGTGATCGACAACGGGTCGCCTAGCGGCTTCAGCTGTGCGGCCTCGCGGCGGATTATCGCGAGCGTGAGCTGCTTATTAACGGTGTCGCTCAGCTGCGTTCGATCGATGTCGCCGATTTGGAAGCGGCGAAACCACTCCTTAGCGAGCGAAAGAACCTGAGGGTCGACGGACGAGTTCTCCGCGGGCTTCGCGGTAGTTTGGGGCCTGGGTGTGGGTGGCCGGGCCGGAGAGGGTGTGGGGTGCACGGTCATCCGGGGCGGCGGGGAATGCGGCGCGGCCCCGGCCGGCGCCGAGATCGCAAGCGGCAACACTGCCGCGAGCATAGCTGCGGCGCGTGCGAGGTCCCGGATCATAAGAGATCAATTATGGGACCCGTTCCTGGGGAGAGCCTAAGGCCGGGGGTTGGAGGCCGGCCGGCAGACGACTTATAGCGGCGACCAGAGTTGCGGGCATCGAGCTGCCGCCGTGTCCGGCGTCGTGTAGGACGTGCAGCTCGCTGGCGGCCACGCTTTGTGAAGGCGCCATGCGGTTTCGAGCGGACTGCTGATATCGTAGCGGTTGCGGATCAGCTGATCTTCATCGAGAAACGCTGCGTGCTTCCAATAATGGGTTACGAGGCGCGCGAAGAGCAGGCGGAAGGCCGGATCTTCAAATCGCCGATTCGGGGCGTACCCGGGAGCCAGCGAAACGTGGGCGTCTTCCCAGATGCACCACTCACGCGCGGCTCGTTCGCGCACCGCGGCGTCCTCGTGAAAGAGAAGTTCGTTGTAGAGGCCGGGTAAGCGGAGTTCGCGGTCTGGATTGCCGTGCGCAACTGCAGCGAAGCGTTCCCACTCCGCTGGGAAGATACGTCCAACGCCGTTGGTAATCCATTGCACCTCGCGGCGCGAGGTTGTGGTAACGCCGGCCAGAACGATCGCGCTTACGCGATGCGTATGGGCTTGCGCGTACGCGAGCGCAAGCGTCGTGCCCCACGATACGCCGACGATCGACCAACGCTCTATCGCGAGGTGCCGGCGCAAAAGTTCGAGATCGGCGATAAGGTGCGGGGCTGCGGCCGCAGCCGCGCTGATCGGTCAGAACGATTCGGTAGATCGCGGGATCGAAAAGACAGCGATTCCGTGCGCTGCAGCCGGAGCCGGGTCCGCCGTGCAGGTAGGCGATGGGTGTTCCGTTGGGATTGCCGGAGCACTCCCAGTAGATCTGCTGGGAATCCCTCGCGGCGAGCAAGCCGCTCTCGTAGGGCTCGATGCTGGGGAACATCGCAAGGAGCTTTGCGGGCATGCTAGGATAGCCTGGATGATCGGCGTTCGAAGCTGGGTGACGGCGGCGGCGGTTTTTGCCGCGGCGATTCTGATCTGGAGCCTGGTGGCCGGCGCGATGTCGGCGCTGCTGCTGCTCTTTACCGCGATTCTGCTCTCGGCCGGCCTTCAGCCGTTCGTCGATCGGATGGCGAAGCGTATGCCCTTTGGCATCGCGGTCGGGATCGCGTTCGGTGCGCTGATCGTGGTCGTGGTCGTGCTGGGCTTCCTGCTGGTGCAGCCGGTCGGCGTCGAGCTCGCCAAACTGATCGCCGCGATTCCCGGTTACGCCGCTTCGCTGCAAGATCAGCTGAGCGTGCTGCAGCGCTACATCGAAAATGATAAAATCGCGCACCAGATCGCGGGGCTGCTCGCGAATAGCGCCGGCGCGGCCGTCAGCACGATCGGACCGCAGCTGCTCGGCGGCTCGCGGCTGATCGTCAGCTCGGTCGGCGATGGCGCGCTGATTCTGCTGCTCGCGATCGGCTGGATGCTCGCGGCCGGCGACCTGCAGCGATTCGTGCTCAGCCTGATTCCGGCGGCCGCGCGCGACAACTGGCGCGACACGCTCTCCGATATCGGTGCGCGGCTGAGCGCCTACGTCCGCGGCGTCGTTCTCAACGGGACGATCGTCGGGCTCGTGATCGGGATCGCGCTCGCAATCCTAGGCGTGCCATACGCGCTGCTGCTGGCCTTCATCGGCGCCATCTTCCAGGCGATTCCGATGGTCGGCGCCGTGATTTCCGGGCCGATCATCCTTCTCGTGGTGCTGGCGACGAGCGGATGGGAGAAGATGCTGATCGTGCTTGCGATCTTCACCGTCGTGCAGTTGCTCGATCAAAACATTCTCTCGCCGATCATCTTCGGCACCCGGGTGCAGATGAGTTTTCTGGTGGTGATTCTGGCGACGATCGTGGGCGGTACGCTGCTCGGCATCCCCGGCGCGTTTTTGGCCGTGCCGGCGGCCGCGGTGCTGCAGGTCGTCGTCGTGCGCGTGATCGCGCCGGCGATTCGGCGCGCGAATCCGTAGATGGAATACCTGATTTTCCAGGCAAATCCGCTGCTCTTTGCGGCGCTATTATTCGTGGTGATGGCCCTCTCGATCGAGGCACCTTACAAACTCCTGAACGTGCCCGACGTCGACAGGCGGCGCGTCGACGCCTTCAACGTCGTGCAGGCCGGGCTGCTGACGCTGACCTCGTTCGTGATTGGGTTGTCGTTCGCGCAGGCGTCCGGACGTTTCGACCTCCGTCGAGAACTGGTTGTGAAAGAGGCCAACGCGATCGGGACGACGTGGCTGCGCGCCGCTGCGCTGCCGTCTCGGGAGTCGGCGGAGTTTCGGCGCGTATTGACCGCCTACTCGTCGGCGCGGCTGACCGCCTATCAGACGCCGAACAATCCGAATCTCAAGGATTCGACGCTCGCCCAGAGCGACGACGATCAGGGCGAAATGTGGAAGATCGCGTTGGGAGCATTGCGTAAAAGCCCCAGCAATCTAGGATATTCGCTGTTGGCGCAGAGCCTCAACGATACGATCGACGTCTCAGCGGAGCAGCTGCAGGCGCTGACCACGCACGTCCCGACCGCGGTGCTCGTGCTCACCGTGTTGCTGGTCATCGTGACTGCGCTCTCTCTAGGGCTTCGCTTTGGGCTCAACAAGTCGCGGCCGCCCGGGTTGACGATCGCCTTCTTAGTCGCCTACGTGCTCGTCGTCAATATGATGATCGACTACGACCGGCCGCAGACCGGCTGGGTCAAGGTTAATCTCAACCCGCTGCGCGTGCAGCTCGAAACGATGGAGCAGCCGCGCTAGCGGATAAGGAAGAAAATGTAGAGGAGCGCCATGACCGCATCGGCGCCGGCGGCGGCGAGGGTCGGCGGGCGTTTGCGCAAGGGGCTCGCGATCACGAGCGCGCCAAGGGCGAGCTTTTCGATCACGCCGACGACCATTACCGCGGCGCGGATCTCGGGGTGGTACGCCGCGTAGATCAGCAATCCGCCGACCAGGCCGATCAGCAGGCTCCAGTGGCGGCCGAGCAGGAGCGTTGCGGCGTCGGTCGTGTCGATGCCGAACAGCATTCCGAGCGCGTTGCGCGGCATCAGGAGCCCCACGCCGGTCGATAGCGTGATAATGCCGGTGATGAGAAGAACGGGTGCGAGATACGTTCCCATTTGCGCACTCCCGTATTGCATCAGCGGCAGGGCGCGACCTCTCGGCGGATTCCTTAACCTGCGGCGAGAAAACCCCGACAATGACGACGCAGCCGAACGGAGAGCCCGACGCATTACCTTCGTGGAACGAGGGCGTCACAAAAAATTCGATCGTCGACTTCGTGCGGCGCACGACGACTGAAGGCAGCCCCCAGTTCGTGCCGGTACTCGAGCGCATCGCGCTTTTCGATAACGACGGCACGCTCTGGGTCGAGCAGCCGATGTATACGCAGCTCGCGTTCGTGCTCGACGACGTCAAGCGCCTCGCGCCGGCGCATCCGGAGTGGCAGACCAACGAGCCGTTCAGATCGGTGCTGGAAGACGATATGGCGGGGGTCGCGGCGTCGGGCGCGATCGGCGTCATGAAGCTGCTCGGTGCGACGCAGACCGGCATGTCGACCGCAGATTTCTCCAAAGCGGTCAGCGACTGGATCGAATCGGCGCGCCATCCGCGTTTCAAACGCCCCTATACCGAGTGCATCTACCAGCCGATGCTCGAGCTGATGCGCTACCTGCGCGCCAACGATTTCAAAACGTACATCGTCACCGGCGGCGGCACCGAGTTCGTGCGGCCGTGGGCACCGAAGGCCTACGGCGTTCCGGTGGAACAGATCGTGGGCAGTTCGCTCAAGACGACCTTCGAGATGCGCGACGGCGCGCCGGTGCTGATCCGCACGCCGGAGATTTACCTGATGGACGACGGGCTCGGCAAACCCGTCGGGATCCACCAGTTCATCGGCGCGCAGCCGATAGCGGCCTTCGGCAATTCCGACGGCGACCTGCAGATGCTCGAGTGGACCGCCGCCGGCGGCGGAGCGCGCCTGATGCTGATCGTCCACCACACCGATGCGCAGCGCGAGTACGCGTACGATACGCACTCGCCCTTTGGGCGGCTCGACAAAGCGCTGCAGACGGCGAAGGCGCGCGGCTGGACGGTGGTCGACATGAAGCGCGATTGGAAGGCGATCTTCCCCGACTAGGTTATACCAAAGAACGGATCTGGGGTTGAATCGGAACGGTAATCACCGTCGGCGAGCCGGTCTGCACTGCTGCAGCGAAAGCCTCCTTGATTTCCGCTTTTGATTTGGCCAAGACTCCCTGGCAGCCAAAACCCTTGGCGATGGTTGGAATATCGAGACCGGGGAGCTCGACACTCGGCAGGTTCGGCGTCTTTTCGAGGATGGCGAAGTCCTTCAAGACTCCGTACTCGCCGTTGCGCATTACAACGAATACCATTGGCAGCTTGTATTGCGCGGCCGTATAGAGGCACTGGATTGAGTATTGGAACGCACCGTCGCCGATGACGGCGACCACGGGTCGCTTGAGCCCTTGGCTTTTGATAGCCAGGGCGATACCCACGGCAGCGGGTGCGCCCCATCCTAGCCCGCCGCTGGCGAACGAATAGTATGTGCGCGGCGCGGTAATGTGCCAGAAGTACAGCAACTCGGTCTGATTGGAGGTTGTCTCCGCCACGAGAATCGCATCGGCCGGCCGAGATTGGGCGATGGTGCAGAATACTTCGTTTGAATACAAGACGTCGCCCGCGCCGGGAACCTTGAGAGGAGGAAGGTGCCAAGCGGGCCATTCACGCTTGGCGTTCTGCGGAACCAAGTCGATCAACATTTCCAGAGCCAGCTGCGGATCGGCAAGTAGGCTGTCGCCCACAAATGCCGTTGCAGCTTCGTTTGGATCCGAGGTGATCTGCAGCAACTTGGTTCCATCGGGAAGATACGATCCGCCGACGTACGGGTAGTAGCGGAAGACTTGCGCCCCAACGACGATCGCCAGGTCGAATCCGCGCAGCCGCTCGGAGAGCGGGCCGATCGCCGGGGGAAGAACGCCTTGATACTGCGGATGGGTCACCGGGAACGACATATTCTCCGTAAACGGTGAGAGCAATACGGGGAACTGAAGTCTCTCTGCAAACTTTACGCCGATCTCCCACCCGCCCGCTTTTTCGAGGCCTGGCCCGTAGACGAGTACCGGGTTGCGTGCACTGCGGATCTTTTCGGCGAAGAGCTGCACTCGCTGCGGATCTGGAGCGACTCGTGTGCTGACCGACCTCATAACGGCGGTGCCCAACGCGGGCTTGTCCCAATCGTCCAACGGAACCGAAAGAAAGACGGGTCCGGCGGGAGGCTGAAGCGCGGCCGCATAGGCCCTCATGATGGCGGCGGGCACGTCCTGCGCTCGAACGGGTTGATACGACCATTTCACCCAAGGCTTCGGCAGGATCGTCTCTTCTACGTTGGTCAGGTAGACGTCGCCCACCAGCATTTCCCGAGTCTGATTACCGGACAGGATGATCAGCGGGGTCTTGTTCAGGTAAGCCGCGTTGATGTTGCCCATACCATTGCCGGTACCTGGAGTGGTATGAAGATTTACCAAGACCGGTTTTCCCGTTGCTTGGGCATATCCGTCGGCCATCGCGACCGCTGAGGCCTCTTGCAAGCCCAATATGTATTAAAAATCGGCCGGAAAATTCTTGAGGAAGGGCTCCTCGGTCGAGCCCATGTTCCCGAATATCGTCGTCAAGCCGAGTCGTCTCAGAAGATCGTAGGTCGCCTCCTGGACGGTAAGAGACGTATCGTCGCTCATCGTGACCTCCCATCAGTGCGGCTCGCTTCGGCCCGGCAACGCGAAGCGCCCCCGTGGTTCTGCGCGCCAAGGATGCGCTAGCGA
Proteins encoded:
- a CDS encoding HAD family hydrolase yields the protein MTTQPNGEPDALPSWNEGVTKNSIVDFVRRTTTEGSPQFVPVLERIALFDNDGTLWVEQPMYTQLAFVLDDVKRLAPAHPEWQTNEPFRSVLEDDMAGVAASGAIGVMKLLGATQTGMSTADFSKAVSDWIESARHPRFKRPYTECIYQPMLELMRYLRANDFKTYIVTGGGTEFVRPWAPKAYGVPVEQIVGSSLKTTFEMRDGAPVLIRTPEIYLMDDGLGKPVGIHQFIGAQPIAAFGNSDGDLQMLEWTAAGGGARLMLIVHHTDAQREYAYDTHSPFGRLDKALQTAKARGWTVVDMKRDWKAIFPD
- a CDS encoding AI-2E family transporter yields the protein MIGVRSWVTAAAVFAAAILIWSLVAGAMSALLLLFTAILLSAGLQPFVDRMAKRMPFGIAVGIAFGALIVVVVVLGFLLVQPVGVELAKLIAAIPGYAASLQDQLSVLQRYIENDKIAHQIAGLLANSAGAAVSTIGPQLLGGSRLIVSSVGDGALILLLAIGWMLAAGDLQRFVLSLIPAAARDNWRDTLSDIGARLSAYVRGVVLNGTIVGLVIGIALAILGVPYALLLAFIGAIFQAIPMVGAVISGPIILLVVLATSGWEKMLIVLAIFTVVQLLDQNILSPIIFGTRVQMSFLVVILATIVGGTLLGIPGAFLAVPAAAVLQVVVVRVIAPAIRRANP
- the mdlC gene encoding benzoylformate decarboxylase, with translation MQEASAVAMADGYAQATGKPVLVNLHTTPGTGNGMGNINAAYLNKTPLIILSGNQTREMLVGDVYLTNVEETILPKPWVKWSYQPVRAQDVPAAIMRAYAAALQPPAGPVFLSVPLDDWDKPALGTAVMRSVSTRVAPDPQRVQLFAEKIRSARNPVLVYGPGLEKAGGWEIGVKFAERLQFPVLLSPFTENMSFPVTHPQYQGVLPPAIGPLSERLRGFDLAIVVGAQVFRYYPYVGGSYLPDGTKLLQITSDPNEAATAFVGDSLLADPQLALEMLIDLVPQNAKREWPAWHLPPLKVPGAGDVLYSNEVFCTIAQSRPADAILVAETTSNQTELLYFWHITAPRTYYSFASGGLGWGAPAAVGIALAIKSQGLKRPVVAVIGDGAFQYSIQCLYTAAQYKLPMVFVVMRNGEYGVLKDFAILEKTPNLPSVELPGLDIPTIAKGFGCQGVLAKSKAEIKEAFAAAVQTGSPTVITVPIQPQIRSLV
- a CDS encoding alpha/beta fold hydrolase: MSAAAAAAPHLIADLELLRRHLAIERWSIVGVSWGTTLALAYAQAHTHRVSAIVLAGVTTTSRREVQWITNGVGRIFPAEWERFAAVAHGNPDRELRLPGLYNELLFHEDAAVRERAAREWCIWEDAHVSLAPGYAPNRRFEDPAFRLLFARLVTHYWKHAAFLDEDQLIRNRYDISSPLETAWRLHKAWPPASCTSYTTPDTAAARCPQLWSPL